A window from Dama dama isolate Ldn47 chromosome 11, ASM3311817v1, whole genome shotgun sequence encodes these proteins:
- the CAD gene encoding CAD protein isoform X3, with protein MAALVLEDGSVLRGQPFGAAVSTAGEVVFQTGMVGYPEALTDPSYKAQILVLTYPLIGNYGIPPDEVDEFGLSKWFESSGIHVAGLVVGECCPTPSHWSATCTLHEWLQQRGIPGLQGVDTRELTKKLREQGSLLGKLVQDGTEPSTLPFLDPNARPLVPEVSTKVPRVFNAGGTPRILALDCGLKYNQVRCLCQRGAEVTVVPWDHTLDSQEYEGLFLSNGPGDPASYPSLVSTLSRVLSEPNPRPIFGICLGHQLLALAIGAKTYKMRYGNRGHNQPCLLVGSGRCFLTSQNHGFAVETDSLPASWLPLFTNANDHSNEGIVHESLPFFSVQFHPEHQAGPSDMELLFDIFLETVKEATAGNPGGQTVRERLAERLCLPGIPTPGSGLTAPRKVLILGSGGLSIGQAGEFDYSGSQAIKALKEENIQTLLINPNIATVQTSQGLADKVYFLPITPHYVTQVIRNERPDGVLLTFGGQTALNCGVELTKAGVLARYGVRVLGTPVETIELTEDRRAFASRMAEIGEHVAPSEAANSLEQAQAAAERLGYPVLVRAAYALGGLGSGFASNKEELSALVAPAFAHTSQVLVDKSLKGWKEIEYEVVRDAYGNCVTVCNMENLDPLGIHTGESIVVAPSQTLNDREYQLLRQTAIKVTQHLGIVGECNVQYALNPESEQYYIIEVNARLSRSSALASKATGYPLAYVAAKLALGIPLPELRNSVTGGTAAFEPSLDYCVVKIPRWDLSKFLRVSTKIGSCMKSVGEVMGIGRSFEEAFQKALRMVDENCVGFDHTVKPVSDMELETPTDKRIFVVAAALWAGYSVDRLYELTRIDRWFLHRMKRIIAHTQLLEQHRGQPLPPDLLHQAKRLGFSDKQIALAVLSTELAVRKLRQELGICPAVKQIDTVAAEWPAQTNYLYLTYWGTTHDLSFRTPHVLVLGSGVYRIGSSVEFDWCAVGCIQQLRKMGYKTIMVNYNPETVSTDYDMCDRLYFDEISFEVVMDIYELENPEGVILSMGGQLPNNMAMALHRQQCRVLGTSPEAIDSAENRFKFSRLLDTIGISQPQWRELSDLEEIDVDAVACDGVVAAIAISEHVENAGVHSGDATLVTPPQDITAKTLERIKAIVHAVGQELQVTGPFNLQLIAKDDQLKVIECNVRVSRSFPFVSKTLGVDLVALATRVIMGEEVEPVGLMTGSGVVGVKVPQFSFSRLAGADVVLGVEMTSTGEVAGFGESRCEAYLKAMLSTGFKIPKKNILLTIGSYKNKSELLPTVRLLESLGYSLYASLGTADFYTEHGVKVTAVDWHFEEAVDGECPPQRSILEQLAEKNFELVINLSMRGAGGRRLSSFVTKGYRTRRLAADFSVPLIIDIKCTKLFVEALGQIGPAPPLKVHVDCMTSQKLVRLPGLIDVHVHLREPGGTHKEDFASGTAAALAGGVTMVCAMPNTRPPITDAPALALAQKLAEAGARCDYALFLGASSENAGTLGTVAGSAAGLKLYLNETFSELRLDSVVQWMEHFETWPSHLPIVAHAERQSVAAILMVAQLTQRSVHICHVARKEEILLIKAAKAQGLPVTCEVAPHHLFLSRDDLERLGRGKGEVRPELGSREDVEALWENMAVIDCFASDHAPHTMEEKCGPRPPPGFPGLETMLPLLLTAVSEGRLSLDDVLQRLHHNPRRIFHLPPQEDTYVEVDLEHEWTVPSHMPFSKAHWTPFEGQKVKGTVRRVVLRGEVAYIDGQVLVPPGYGQDVRKWPQGAVPQLTPSAPAASELTTTPERPRRSGPALPDGRFHLPPRIHRASDPGLPAVFLRPGAGTPWGSRAWAEEPKEKTSRKAAEPELMGTLDGICYPPPPVPRQASPQNLGTPGLLHPQTSPLLHSLVGQHILSVQQFTKDQMSHLFNVAHTLRMMVQKERSLDILKGKVMASMFYEVSTRTSSSFAAAMARLGGAVLSFSEATSSVQKGESLADSVQTMSCYADVVVLRHPQPGAVELAAKHCRRPVINAGDGVGEHPTQALLDIFTIREELGTVNGMTITMVGDLKHGRTVHSLACLLTQYRVSLRYVAPPSLRMPPDVRAFVASRGTKQEEFESIEEALPDTDVLYMTRIQKERFGSTQEYEACFGQFILTPHIMTRAKKKMVVMHPMPRVNEISVEVDSDPRAAYFRQAENGMYIRMALLATVLGRF; from the exons ATGGCCGCCCTGGTGTTGGAGGACGGGTCGGTCCTGCGGGGCCAGCCTTTTGGGGCCGCTGTGTCGACTGCCGGGGAAGTGG TGTTTCAAACCGGTATGGTCGGCTACCCCGAGGCCCTGACTGACCCTTCCTACAAAGCACAGATCTTAGTGCTGACATACCCCCTGATTGGTAACTACGGCATCCCCCCAGATGAAGTGGATGAGTTTGGGCTCAGCAAG TGGTTTGAATCCTCGGGGATCCACGTGGCAGGACTGGTGGTGGGAGAGTGCTGTCCCACGCCCAGCCACTGGAGTGCCACCTGCACTCTGCACGAGTGGCTGCAACAGCGTGGCATACCCGGCCTGCAAG GAGTTGACACTCGGGAGCTGACTAAGAAGCTGCGAGAGCAAGGGTCTCTGCTGGGCAAGTTGGTCCAGGATGGGACAGAACCTTCAACCCTGCCCTTCTTGGACCCCAATGCCCGCCCTCTGGTGCCGGAGGTCTCCACTAAG GTTCCACGGGTATTCAATGCAGGGGGTACCCCTCGGATCCTTGCTTTGGACTGTGGCCTCAAGTACAATCAGGTCCGATGCTTGTGCCAGCGTGGGGCAGAGGTCACTGTGGTACCCTGGGACCACACATTAGACAGTCAAG AGTATGAGGGTCTCTTCCTGAGTAATGGCCCTGGTGATCCCGCCTCCTATCCCAGCTTGGTATCCACACTGAGCCGTGTTTTATCTGAACCAAACCCCCGACCTATCTTCGGGATCTGTCTGGGACACCAGCTGTTGGCCTTAGCCATTGGGGCCAAGACTTACAAGATGAG ATACGGGAACCGAGGCCATAACCAGCCATGCTTGCTGGTGGGCTCCGGGCGCTGCTTTCTAACATCCCAGAACCATGGATTTGCtgtggaaacagactcactgCCAGCAAGCTGGCTTCCTCTCTTCACCAATGCCAATGATCACTCCAACGAAGGCATCGTACATGAGAGCCTGCCCTTCTTCAG TGTCCAGTTTCACCCAGAGCATCAAGCTGGCCCTTCAGATATGGAACTTCTTTTTGACATTTTTCTGGAAACTGTGAAAGAAGCTACAGCTGGGAACCCTGGGGGCCAGACAG TTCGAGAGCGGCTGGCTGAGCGCCTCTGTCTCCCTGGGATTCCCACCCCAGGCTCTGGGCTTACAGCACCACGAAAGGTTCTGATTCTGGGCTCAGGGGGCCTCTCCATCGGCCAGGCCGGCGAGTTTGACTACTCAGGCTCTCAG GCGATCAAGgccctgaaggaggaaaacaTTCAGACATTGCTGATCAACCCTAACATCGCTACCGTGCAGACCTCACAGGGGCTGGCGGACAAGGTCTATTTCCTCCCCATAACACCTCACTACGTAACCCAG gtgATACGTAATGAGCGCCCAGATGGTGTGTTACTGACTTTTGGGGGCCAAACAgctctgaactgtggtgtggagctGACCAAGGCTGGGGTGCTCGCTCGGTATGGAGTCCGGGTCCTGGgcacccctgtggagaccattgAGTTGACTGAGGATCGGCGTGCCTTCGCCTCCAGGATGGCAGAGATTGGAGAGCACGTGGCCCCCAGCGAGGCAGCGAATTCTCTTGAGCAG GCCCAGGCAGCTGCTGAGAGACTGGGGTACCCTGTGCTGGTGCGCGCAGCCTATGCCTTGGGTGGCCTGGGCTCTGGCTTTGCCTCTAACAAAGAGGAGCTGTCTGCTCTCGTGGCCCCAGCTTTTGCCCATACCAGCCAAGTGCTGGTAGACAAGTCCCTGAAAGGATGGAAGGAGATTGAGTATGAGGTGGTGAGAGACGCCTATGGCAACTGTGTCACG GTGTGTAACATGGAGAACCTAGACCCGCTGGGTATCCACACCGGGGAGTCCATCGTGGTGGCTCCAAGCCAGACGCTAAATGACAGGGAGTACCAGCTACTGAGGCAGACAGCCATCAAGGTGACTCAGCACCTCGGAATCGTCGGGGAGTGCAACGTGCAGTACGCCCTGAACCCTGAGTCTGAGCAG TACTACATCATTGAAGTGAATGCCAGGCTCTCTCGCAGCTCTGCCCTAGCCAGTAAGGCCACAGGCTACCCATTGGCCTATGTGGCAGCCAAGCTGGCTTTAGGCATCCCTCTGCCAGAACTCAG GAATTCGGTGACAGGCGGAACAGCAGCCTTTGAACCCAGTCTGGATTACTGTGTGGTGAAGATTCCTCGCTGGGACCTCAGCAAGTTCCTCCGCGTCAGCACAAAGATTGGGAGCTGCATGAAGAGCGTGG GTGAAGTCATGGGCATTGGGCGTTCTTTTGAGGAGGCCTTCCAGAAGGCTCTGCGCATGGTGGATGAGAACTGCGTGGGCTTTGATCACACGGTCAAGCCTGTCAGTGATATG GAGTTGGAGACTCCAACAGACAAGCGCATCTTCGTGGTGGCAGCAGCCCTGTGGGCTGGCTACTCAGTGGATCGCCTTTATGAACTCACTCGCATCGACCGCTGGTTCTTGCACCGGATGAAGCGGATCATAGCACACACCCAGCTGCTGGAGCAACATCGTGGACAACCTTTGCCCCCAGACCTGCTGCATCAGGCCAAGCGCCTTGGCTTCTCAGACAAGCAGATTGCCCTCGCGGTCCTCAG CACAGAGCTGGCTGTTCGCAAGCTGCGTCAGGAACTAGGGATCTGCCCAGCAGTGAAGCAAATTGACACAGTTGCAGCTGAGTGGCCGGCCCAGACAAATTACTTGTACCTGACATACTGGGGCACCACCCATGACCTCAGCTTTCGAACACCTCATGTCCTGGTCCTTGGCTCTGGCGTCTACCGTATCGGCTCCAGCGTCGAGTTTGACTGGTGTGCTGTGGGCTGCATCCAGCAGCTCCGAAAG ATGGGGTATAAGACCATCATGGTGAACTACAACCCAGAGACAGTCAGCACCGACTACGACATGTGTGACCGACTCTACTTTGATGAAATCTCTTTTGAG GTGGTGATGGACATCTATGAGCTGGAGAACCCTGAAGGTGTGATCCTGTCCATGGGCGGGCAGCTGCCCAACAACATGGCCATGGCTTTGCATCGGCAGCAGTGTCGGGTTCTGGGCACCTCCCCAGAAGCCATTGACTCAGCTGAGAACCGTTTTAAGTTCTCCCGGCTCCTCGACACCATTGGTATCAGCCAGCCTCAGTGGAGGGAGCTCAGTGACCTAGAG GAGATTGACGTGGATGCTGTGGCTTGTGATGGTGTGGTGGCAGCTATCGCCATCTCTGAACATGTGGAGAATGCAGGTGTGCATTCAGGTGATGCCACACTGGTGACCCCACCGCAGGACATCACTGCCAAAACTCTGGAGCGGATCAAAGCCATTGTGCATGCCGTGGGCCAGGAGCTGCAGGTCACAGGACCCTTCAATCTGCAGCTCATTGCCAAG GACGACCAGCTGAAAGTCATTGAATGCAACGTGCGTGTGTCTCGCTCCTTCCCCTTCGTCTCCAAGACACTAGGTGTGGACCTAGTAGCCTTGGCGACACGGGTCATCATGGGGGAAGAAGTGGAGCCTGTGGGACTCATGACTGGCTCTGGAGTTGTGGGGGTGAAG GTGCCCCAGTTCTCATTCTCCCGCCTGGCGGGGGCTGACGTGGTGCTGGGTGTGGAGATGACCAGTACCGGGGAAGTGGCTGGCTTTGGGGAGAGCCGCTGCGAGGCCTACCTTAAGGCCATGCTCAGCACTGGTTTTAAGATCCCCAAGAAGAACATTTTGCTGACCATTGGCAGCTATAAG AACAAAAGTGAGTTGCTCCCAACTGTGAGGCTGCTGGAGAGCCTGGGCTACAGCCTCTACGCCAGCCTGGGCACCGCTGACTTCTACACAGAGCATGGCGTCAAG GTGACGGCTGTGGACTGGCATTTTGAAGAGGCAGTGGATGGAGAGTGCCCACCACAGCGAAGCATCTTAGAGCAGCTCGCTGAGAAAAACTTTGAGCTCGTGATTAACCTGTCTATGCGTGGGGCCGGGGGCCGGCGTCTTTCTTCCTTTGTCACCAAGGGCTACCGCACGCGGCGCCTGGCCGCTGACTTCTCCGTACCCCTCATCATTGATATCAAGTGCACCAAACTGTTTGTGGAG GCGCTGGGACAGATCGGACCAGCCCCTCCTTTGAAGGTGCACGTTGACTGCATGACCTCCCAGAAGCTTGTGCGGCTACCTG GACTGATCGACGTCCATGTGCACCTGCGGGAACCAGGGGGGACACACAAGGAGGACTTTGCCTCGGGTACAGCTGCTGCCCTCGCCGGGGGTGTCACCATGGTGTGTGCCATGCCTAATACCCGGCCCCCCATCACCGACgcccctgccctggccctggCGCAGAAG CTGGCAGAGGCCGGCGCCCGCTGCGACTATGCCTTATTCCTCGGAGCCTCGTCAGAAAATGCAGGGACCCTGGGCACCGTGGCTGGGTCTGCTGCGGGGCTGAAGCTCTACCTCAACGAGACCTTCTCTGAACTGCGGCTGGACAGTGTGGTCCAGTGGATGGAG CACTTCGAGACAtggccctcccacctccccatcgTGGCCCACGCTGAGCGGCAGAGTGTCGCAGCCATCCTCATGGTGGCCCAGCTGACCCAGCGCTCGGTGCACATCTGTCACGTGGCACGGAAGGAGGAG ATCCTGCTGATTAAAGCGGCAAAGGCGCAGGGGCTGCCGGTGACCTGTGAGGTGGCACCCCACCATCTGTTCCTGAGCCGTGATGACCTGGAGCGTCTGGGGCGCGGGAAGGGGGAGGTTCGGCCCGAGCTTGGCTCCCGGGAAGACGTAGAAGCCCTATGGGAGAACATGGCCGTCATCGACTGCTTTGCCTCCGACCACG ccccccacaccATGGAGGAGAAGTGTGGGCCCCGGCCTCCCCCCGGCTTCCCAGGGCTGGAGACCATGCTGCCCCTGCTGCTGACGGCAGTGAGCGAGGGCCGGCTCAGCCTGGACGACGTGCTGCAGCGACTGCACCACAACCCTCGGCGCATCTTCCACCTGCCCCCCCAGGAGGACACCTATGTGGag GTGGATCTGGAGCATGAATGGACAGTCCCCAGccacatgcccttctccaaggccCACTGGACACCCTTTGAAGGGCAGAAGGTGAAGGGCACTGTCCGCCGTGTGGTCCTGCGCGGGGAGGTGGCCTATATTGACGGGCAG GTGCTGGTGCCACCGGGCTACGGACAGGACGTCCGCAAGTGGCCACAGGGTGCTGTTCCGCAGCTCACGCCCTCGGCCCCGGCTGCCAGTGAGCTAACCACG ACCCCGGAGAGGCCCCGCCGCAGCGGCCCAGCACTCCCCGATGGCCGCTTCCACCTACCTCCCCGGATCCACCGAGCCTCCGACCCAGGTTTGCCAG CTGTGTTCCTCCGCCCGGGAGCTGGGACCCCATGGGGCAGCAGAGCGTGGG CTGAGGAGCCAAAGGAGAAGACCTCCCGGAAGGCAGCTGAGCCAG AGCTGATGGGAACCCTTGATGGCATCTGCTACCCTCCACCACCAGTACCTAGACAGGCGTCACCCCAGAACCTGGGGACCCCTGGCCTGCTGCACCCCCAGACCTCACCCCTGCTGCACTCACTAGTGGGCCAACATATCCTGTCCGTCCAGCAGTTCACCAAGGATCAG ATGTCTCACCTGTTCAACGTGGCACACACGCTGCGCATGATGGTACAGAAGGAGCGGAGCCTCGACATCCTCAAG GGGAAGGTGATGGCCTCCATGTTCTACGAGGTGAGCACGCGGACCAGCAGCTCCTTTGCAGCAGCCATGGCCCGGCTCGGGGGCGCCGTGCTCAGCTTCTCCGAAGCCACGTCCTCCGTCCAGAAGGGCGAGTCCTTGGCTGACTCGGTGCAGACCATGAGCTGCTACGCCGACGTCGTCGTGCTGCGGCACCCCCAGCCCGGGGCGGTGGAG CTGGCAGCCAAGCACTGCCGGAGGCCAGTGATCAACGCAGGGGACGGGGTTGGAGAGCACCCTACCCAGGCCTTGCTGGACATCTTCACCATCCGGGAGGAGCTTGGGACGGTCAACGGCATGACA ATCACGATGGTGGGCGACCTGAAGCATGGCCGCACCGTGCATTCGCTGGCCTGCCTGCTCACCCAGTACCGCGTCAGCCTGCGCTACGTGGCGCCCCCTAGCCTGCGCATGCCCCCTGACGTGCGGGCCTTCGTGGCCTCCCGTGGCACCAAGCAG GAGGAATTTGAGAGCATCGAGGAGGCGCTGCCGGACACCGACGTGCTCTACATGACGCGCATCCAGAAGGAGCGCTTCGGCTCCACCCAGGAGTATGAAGCA TGCTTTGGCCAGTTCATCCTCACTCCGCACATCATGACCCGGGCCAAGAAGAAGATGGTGGTGATGCACCCAATGCCCCGTGTCAATGAGATCAG TGTGGAGGTGGACTCAGATCCCCGAGCTGCCTACTTCCGCCAGGCAGAGAACGGCATGTACATCCGCATGGCTCTATTGGCCACTGTGCTGGGCCGCTTCTAG